A window of Leptotrichia wadei contains these coding sequences:
- a CDS encoding autotransporter outer membrane beta-barrel domain-containing protein: protein MKKILLLLGVLVISANSFSAASIVGGGLNIHAGTSISGSSNYNLGTGSNTVTATGSSTISAGTKFTVPAGGTLDIVTDSGTIQTYTGPTVVTLTSPLSGSVTPATVGSVISSSGSTPSTPATPSTPSTPAAPTTPTTPSTPSTPAAPTPSTPTGSVPTFQGARSRVNYDLAKTITANGFKDLEQAKKENGANLNLQYLGGVNSYDYDSRYSSKTNGVVLSGTKNFGNFTMGAGFGYEKTNVKYKNSFDGVREKLDSYQASLSGKYDFTDNLDVASVLTYGSNKHKYKNYNNVKFDSDVLDFQTRLGYKFRDDSDENTYVKPYVGLGVTSVKEDSFTVGNVNFGKAKRSSGNATAGVYGQTRVGAVDLYGNIEYEQRFSRKSYNGERSISTNGVEVAKLAALDYDQGVFNLGLGAKYNVSDNFNMSAGYELYDTKNSIFKVGLGLEF, encoded by the coding sequence ATGAAAAAAATATTATTATTACTAGGAGTATTAGTTATTAGTGCAAATTCATTTTCTGCCGCTTCAATCGTCGGTGGAGGACTTAATATACATGCAGGAACTAGCATATCAGGTTCATCAAATTATAATTTAGGCACTGGGTCAAACACAGTTACAGCTACTGGTTCAAGTACAATATCAGCTGGAACTAAATTTACTGTACCAGCAGGGGGAACTTTAGATATAGTAACAGATTCAGGAACAATACAGACTTACACAGGACCAACAGTTGTAACATTAACTTCACCATTAAGTGGAAGTGTTACACCAGCAACAGTGGGTTCAGTAATTAGTTCATCGGGATCAACACCAAGTACACCTGCAACTCCGTCAACACCAAGCACACCAGCGGCACCAACTACGCCTACAACACCGTCTACTCCGTCAACACCGGCTGCACCAACACCAAGTACACCGACAGGATCTGTACCTACATTTCAAGGTGCTAGATCAAGAGTAAACTATGACTTGGCAAAAACTATAACAGCAAACGGATTTAAAGATTTAGAACAAGCTAAGAAAGAAAATGGAGCTAACCTTAATTTACAATATCTTGGTGGAGTAAATTCTTATGATTATGATTCAAGATATAGTTCTAAAACTAATGGGGTAGTTTTATCAGGAACAAAGAATTTTGGTAACTTTACAATGGGAGCAGGATTTGGATATGAAAAAACTAATGTAAAATATAAAAATTCATTTGACGGCGTGAGAGAAAAACTAGATTCATATCAAGCATCATTAAGTGGAAAATATGATTTTACAGATAATTTAGATGTGGCTTCAGTATTAACTTATGGAAGTAACAAACATAAATACAAAAATTATAATAATGTAAAATTTGATTCAGATGTACTTGATTTCCAAACTAGATTAGGATATAAATTTAGAGATGATTCAGATGAAAACACTTATGTAAAACCTTATGTTGGATTAGGAGTAACAAGTGTTAAAGAAGATTCATTCACTGTTGGAAATGTAAACTTTGGAAAAGCTAAGAGAAGCAGTGGAAATGCTACAGCAGGAGTTTATGGACAAACAAGAGTTGGAGCTGTAGATTTGTATGGAAATATTGAATATGAACAAAGATTTAGCAGAAAATCATACAATGGTGAAAGAAGTATTTCTACAAATGGTGTAGAAGTTGCTAAGTTAGCTGCATTAGATTATGATCAAGGTGTATTTAATTTAGGACTTGGAGCAAAATATAATGTTTCAGATAACTTTAACATGTCAGCAGGATATGAATTATATGATACAAAAAATAGCATATTCAAAGTAGGATTAGGATTAGAATTCTAA
- a CDS encoding methyltransferase, with protein MSYIENLESVGKKMIVEEKGLKITEDAILLSKFMQEYFSRKCKNLKEKKSFLEIGAGQGIISLLLSELDVISKIFAVEIQKEVFSTLKKNIEINDLNEKIIPINKNIKSINGEYDFIFSNPPYKKINSGKMPKNKTEQISKYEVLLTLEEIILEIRRLLKNYGEFFLVVPDSRLNDVFRYIYENRLNILSVKVNKYKKIDLVVVHGKKGGKINSEIEIK; from the coding sequence ATGAGTTATATTGAAAATTTAGAAAGTGTCGGGAAAAAGATGATTGTGGAGGAAAAAGGGCTAAAAATAACAGAAGATGCTATTTTGCTCTCAAAATTTATGCAAGAATATTTTAGTAGAAAATGTAAGAATTTGAAAGAGAAAAAATCATTTTTAGAAATTGGGGCGGGACAAGGAATAATTTCATTATTACTTTCGGAACTTGATGTTATTTCAAAAATTTTTGCTGTGGAAATTCAAAAGGAAGTTTTTTCTACTTTAAAAAAAAATATAGAGATAAATGATTTAAATGAAAAAATAATTCCGATTAATAAAAATATAAAAAGTATAAATGGAGAATATGATTTTATTTTTTCAAATCCGCCATATAAAAAAATTAATTCTGGGAAAATGCCTAAAAATAAGACAGAACAAATTAGTAAATATGAAGTTTTACTTACATTGGAAGAAATAATTTTAGAAATAAGAAGGCTTTTAAAAAATTATGGAGAATTTTTTTTAGTTGTGCCAGATAGTAGGTTAAATGATGTGTTTCGATATATTTATGAGAATAGATTAAATATATTGTCGGTTAAAGTAAATAAGTATAAGAAGATAGATTTAGTCGTTGTACATGGAAAAAAAGGTGGTAAGATAAATTCAGAGATTGAAATTAAGTAA
- a CDS encoding peptidylprolyl isomerase, which produces MGFRSHKRGIQIASAVMMGMFGIAMLITGILFLKNNIFEASKGNREVIATVNGIKIYRDDFERETYSLKNQLNEINQQKMQQLAQAGVNTDNIKNIPDEIVNQYVLQLLINKEILISSAKNLGIRVSGSTVNKEFKAYQKQSKLGKDEFSQYLRSVGYNVTSFKKMIKDQKTVDKMREKLFADDKVTDEEVKKAYERNKYTQAFENQEFEDVKDQIKENMKQDKDIMILNSFIAKAKQKAKIEFKDEEFKKMYTNITTPVAQSGEYKYTNADVNEQIVNAVSQTQEGYSPKMVNDLKGMLKINLGKFIQIANKAKAAGIKADADLVGVDQLRDYSQKYYNYLIDTYKPDNATLQARFDSKRDSYDTKNSIGGYVIGEEYQAGENDFAVAKKQAEEIMKTTNKDNFAEKAREFSKDPGSAKNGGSLGETADLSKLVPEFANAVKNGKAGDIVGPIKTQFGYHIIYIQSKDPKNENVAKISHILITPTISEASKQKVIKKIQDLKAEIESKKVTWSTVEKQDKYNFSIKERFKKLVKTDAIPGIGINKELMDQIFALQVNGFLERNDATGYYLIAKTSEIPFTQATFENSKERVRLELAHEYADKQLGITK; this is translated from the coding sequence ATGGGATTCAGAAGTCACAAAAGAGGTATCCAGATCGCATCAGCAGTTATGATGGGGATGTTTGGAATAGCAATGCTTATTACTGGAATATTATTTTTGAAGAATAATATTTTCGAAGCTTCAAAAGGTAATAGAGAAGTAATTGCGACGGTTAATGGGATAAAAATTTATCGTGATGATTTTGAAAGGGAGACTTATTCGTTAAAAAATCAGCTAAATGAGATAAATCAGCAAAAAATGCAGCAATTGGCACAAGCGGGAGTAAATACTGATAATATAAAAAATATTCCTGATGAAATTGTAAATCAATATGTTTTACAGCTTTTAATAAATAAGGAAATATTGATTTCATCAGCTAAGAATTTGGGAATAAGAGTAAGTGGATCAACTGTTAATAAGGAATTTAAAGCTTATCAAAAACAATCAAAATTAGGGAAAGATGAATTTTCTCAATATTTAAGATCAGTTGGGTATAATGTTACTTCATTTAAAAAAATGATAAAAGATCAAAAAACTGTTGATAAAATGAGAGAAAAATTATTTGCAGATGATAAAGTTACCGATGAAGAAGTAAAAAAAGCTTATGAAAGAAATAAGTATACTCAAGCTTTTGAAAATCAAGAATTTGAAGATGTAAAAGACCAAATTAAAGAAAATATGAAACAAGATAAGGATATTATGATTTTAAATTCATTTATTGCAAAAGCTAAACAAAAAGCTAAAATTGAGTTTAAAGATGAAGAATTTAAAAAAATGTATACCAATATAACAACGCCTGTGGCACAAAGTGGAGAATATAAATATACAAATGCAGACGTAAATGAACAAATTGTAAATGCTGTTTCACAAACTCAAGAAGGTTATTCACCAAAAATGGTAAATGATTTAAAAGGTATGTTAAAAATAAATTTAGGTAAATTTATACAAATTGCAAATAAGGCTAAAGCGGCTGGAATAAAGGCAGATGCTGATTTAGTAGGTGTAGATCAGTTAAGAGATTATTCTCAAAAATATTATAATTATTTAATTGATACTTATAAGCCTGATAATGCAACATTACAAGCAAGATTTGATTCTAAAAGAGATAGCTATGATACTAAAAATAGTATAGGTGGTTATGTGATTGGAGAGGAATATCAAGCTGGAGAAAATGATTTTGCTGTGGCTAAAAAGCAAGCTGAAGAAATTATGAAAACTACAAATAAAGATAATTTTGCAGAAAAAGCTAGAGAATTTTCAAAAGATCCTGGTTCGGCTAAAAATGGCGGAAGTTTGGGAGAAACAGCAGATTTATCAAAACTTGTTCCAGAATTTGCAAATGCGGTTAAGAATGGTAAGGCTGGAGATATTGTAGGACCAATAAAAACACAGTTTGGTTATCACATTATTTACATTCAAAGTAAAGATCCAAAAAATGAAAATGTAGCGAAAATTAGCCATATTTTAATAACTCCAACTATTTCTGAAGCTTCAAAACAAAAAGTTATTAAGAAAATTCAAGATTTAAAAGCTGAAATTGAAAGTAAGAAAGTTACTTGGAGTACTGTGGAAAAACAAGATAAATATAACTTTAGCATAAAAGAAAGATTCAAAAAGTTAGTTAAAACTGATGCAATTCCAGGAATTGGAATAAATAAAGAATTAATGGATCAAATATTTGCATTGCAGGTAAATGGATTCTTAGAAAGAAATGATGCAACTGGATATTATTTAATTGCAAAAACATCAGAAATACCATTTACACAAGCAACATTTGAAAATTCAAAAGAACGTGTAAGATTGGAACTCGCACACGAATATGCAGACAAGCAATTGGGAATTACAAAATAG
- a CDS encoding GerMN domain-containing protein, with amino-acid sequence MPKKEESKEEPKKKKGFFSSVFFIILLILITAAVVATNIYDRDNSEEIHVTVDKNLVKETAQNEETQNKISIFVFDPGTRTIYEREIVIPRQVNLIEGDFINGIIRNSNYITDDMKFRSAYNLRIDNVNTTVVKLNAAFANLKKNPELFNGFSQAVTNTILKNFPNIQSVIIQIDGETNTQ; translated from the coding sequence ATGCCAAAAAAAGAAGAATCAAAAGAAGAACCTAAAAAGAAAAAAGGATTTTTTAGCAGCGTATTTTTTATAATATTGCTTATTTTAATAACGGCTGCTGTAGTTGCAACGAATATATATGACAGGGATAACAGTGAAGAAATACATGTAACTGTTGATAAGAATTTAGTAAAGGAAACAGCGCAAAATGAGGAAACTCAAAATAAAATTTCTATATTTGTATTTGATCCTGGTACAAGAACAATTTATGAGCGAGAAATCGTAATTCCGCGTCAAGTGAACTTAATTGAAGGGGATTTTATAAATGGAATTATCAGAAATTCAAATTATATTACAGATGATATGAAATTTAGAAGTGCCTACAACCTTAGAATTGACAATGTAAATACAACAGTTGTAAAATTAAATGCAGCATTTGCAAATTTGAAAAAAAATCCTGAATTATTTAATGGATTTTCTCAAGCTGTAACAAATACGATTTTAAAAAACTTTCCCAATATTCAAAGTGTTATTATTCAAATAGATGGTGAGACAAATACTCAATAG
- a CDS encoding N-acetylmuramoyl-L-alanine amidase family protein has translation MKRILLFLLLFISAITFSDTLKNVSYNNGKVIGTFRENKQIIPNASVTKLGGEDLLMLSFSDSKIESGVPAFINKNDQYISKIYTVENNGMVVVYVYLKPSVTYQVTSRSGEFQVTLDGGKAATVQKSYNAPQRQNNNSNNTRITQTQSQSQSGNTSRGNKKYTIVVDPGHGGRDSGARGNGYNEKDIALQVATRLANNLRQDYNVIMTRDSDFFVPLDTRAKIGNDANADFFISIHLNSGSSSSANGTEVFYFSKKDQGSYATQVAKFENKVDGSYGDVPFSDFILNDIFYRKNQKTSQAIAESVLNNLINTTGLRRRGVFGANFAVLRGSNSPSILVELGFMNNYSDLSQYLTPDGQERAANAIGSAIRSYFR, from the coding sequence ATGAAAAGGATATTATTATTTTTGTTACTTTTTATAAGTGCAATCACATTTTCCGATACTTTAAAAAATGTTTCATATAATAATGGAAAGGTCATCGGAACATTTAGGGAAAATAAACAGATTATTCCAAATGCTTCTGTCACAAAATTAGGGGGCGAAGACCTGCTAATGTTAAGTTTCTCAGATAGTAAAATTGAAAGTGGCGTTCCAGCATTTATTAACAAAAATGATCAGTATATAAGTAAGATTTATACAGTTGAAAACAATGGAATGGTAGTAGTGTATGTGTATTTAAAACCATCTGTTACTTATCAAGTTACTAGCAGAAGTGGAGAATTTCAAGTAACATTAGATGGAGGTAAAGCTGCAACAGTTCAAAAATCATATAATGCACCACAAAGACAGAATAATAACAGCAACAATACAAGAATAACACAGACTCAGTCACAAAGCCAGTCAGGTAATACTTCAAGAGGAAATAAAAAATATACAATAGTTGTAGATCCTGGACATGGTGGGCGTGATTCAGGAGCAAGAGGAAATGGATATAATGAAAAAGATATAGCATTACAAGTAGCAACAAGGCTAGCTAATAATTTAAGACAGGATTACAATGTTATAATGACTAGAGATTCGGATTTCTTTGTACCATTAGATACAAGAGCTAAAATTGGAAATGATGCAAATGCAGATTTCTTTATAAGTATTCATTTAAATTCAGGTTCAAGTTCATCGGCAAATGGAACAGAAGTATTCTACTTTAGTAAAAAAGATCAGGGAAGTTACGCTACACAAGTAGCCAAATTTGAAAATAAAGTTGATGGAAGCTATGGAGATGTGCCATTTTCAGACTTTATTTTAAATGATATTTTTTATAGAAAAAATCAAAAGACAAGTCAAGCTATAGCAGAATCTGTATTAAATAATCTTATAAATACAACAGGGCTTAGAAGAAGAGGAGTTTTTGGAGCAAATTTTGCAGTACTTCGTGGAAGTAATTCACCATCAATACTTGTAGAATTAGGATTTATGAATAATTATTCTGATTTATCGCAATATTTAACACCAGATGGTCAAGAAAGAGCAGCAAATGCTATTGGAAGTGCAATAAGAAGTTATTTTAGATAA
- the yajC gene encoding preprotein translocase subunit YajC has translation MNNNSIGVIIIYVVFLAVLILPTYFANKKKKKQKAELMENLKVGARIITVGGIQGTITNVFTDTVEMKIDKNARMTVLKSAVERIETK, from the coding sequence ATGAATAATAATTCAATAGGGGTAATAATAATTTATGTAGTATTTTTGGCAGTATTAATTTTACCAACGTATTTTGCAAATAAAAAAAAGAAAAAACAAAAGGCTGAGTTAATGGAAAATTTAAAAGTGGGAGCTAGAATAATTACAGTTGGAGGAATCCAAGGAACTATTACAAATGTTTTTACAGATACTGTGGAAATGAAAATTGATAAAAATGCAAGAATGACTGTTCTTAAATCTGCAGTTGAAAGAATTGAAACAAAATAA